One stretch of Pigmentiphaga aceris DNA includes these proteins:
- a CDS encoding methyl-accepting chemotaxis protein, producing MFSAVNRTLENISVRNKLFTGFGIVLALTTLIAASSWSAIQSLDHRIDRVAEIGRLNDLSRDTLLARQSFTVQPSPDRAATIFKRLDELDQHLVKLVPRFQTPVNAEDVKKAIVLAKAYRAHLTPYVDAINSREGTQLKFVSHAEAANTEMQAMMGRMASQDRAQAERDAVARAELLLDKARTATNQYAYAFVSELAAPAKDAVTQAVNHLTTLNTMLSTESASMQTIQREMAAFQTEFTRFVDLNDVASKTLAELLTNIRGVIAISDQLAKRQVTLSDEDVRDANNMLIGATLGALLIGLLAAWVITRKIVGPLSATLQSAERISNGDLTHDLVVSRRDELGALQGSMQRMTVNLRQLIGGLRDGVQEIAGAAEELSAVTEETSAGVNGQRTETDQVATAMSQMTAAVQDVARNAEQASGAAVNASREASEGNEVVGQAIAQIERLAGEVENSMTAMAGLKRESEKIGTVLDVIKGVAAQTNLLALNAAIEAARAGEAGRGFAVVADEVRSLAQRAQTSTEEIEQLISGLQGGTELVAASLESSRTLTHSSVELAQRAGSSLGSITRSVSAIESMNHQIAAAAEQQSSATEGINRSVINVRQISEQTASASDETAASSIRLAQLGSELQIMVGKFKL from the coding sequence ATGTTCTCAGCAGTCAATCGAACCCTGGAAAACATCAGCGTTCGCAACAAGCTTTTCACGGGCTTTGGCATTGTGCTGGCCCTTACCACCCTGATCGCTGCTAGCAGTTGGTCGGCGATCCAGTCATTGGATCACCGCATTGACCGTGTCGCTGAAATCGGCAGGTTGAACGATCTATCGCGTGACACGCTGCTTGCCCGCCAGTCTTTTACGGTGCAGCCGAGTCCCGATAGAGCAGCCACGATTTTCAAGCGCCTTGATGAGCTCGATCAGCATCTCGTCAAGCTCGTTCCCAGGTTCCAGACGCCCGTCAATGCCGAGGATGTGAAAAAAGCCATCGTATTGGCAAAAGCGTACCGCGCGCATCTGACGCCGTATGTCGATGCCATCAATTCGCGGGAAGGTACTCAGCTGAAGTTCGTGAGCCACGCTGAAGCTGCCAACACCGAAATGCAGGCCATGATGGGCCGCATGGCCTCGCAAGATCGTGCTCAGGCAGAGCGCGATGCGGTGGCCAGAGCCGAGTTGTTGCTGGACAAAGCGCGTACGGCGACCAATCAGTACGCCTATGCCTTCGTGAGCGAACTTGCTGCACCGGCCAAGGACGCCGTCACACAGGCGGTCAATCACCTGACTACCCTGAACACCATGTTGTCGACCGAGTCCGCCAGCATGCAGACCATCCAGAGGGAAATGGCGGCATTTCAGACGGAATTCACCCGGTTCGTCGACCTCAACGACGTTGCCAGCAAGACGCTGGCTGAACTGCTGACCAACATTCGCGGTGTGATCGCCATCAGCGACCAGCTGGCAAAGCGCCAGGTCACACTGAGCGATGAAGACGTCAGAGACGCCAACAACATGCTGATCGGTGCCACCTTGGGCGCGTTGCTGATCGGGCTGCTGGCGGCATGGGTGATCACCCGAAAGATCGTTGGCCCGCTGAGTGCGACATTGCAGAGTGCCGAGCGTATTTCCAATGGCGACCTGACCCATGACCTGGTGGTGTCGCGACGCGACGAACTTGGTGCACTTCAAGGCAGCATGCAGCGCATGACTGTGAATCTGCGTCAGCTGATCGGCGGTCTGCGTGACGGGGTGCAGGAAATTGCGGGCGCTGCCGAAGAGTTGTCGGCGGTGACGGAAGAGACCAGTGCCGGTGTCAACGGACAGCGCACGGAAACCGACCAGGTGGCCACGGCAATGAGCCAGATGACCGCTGCCGTGCAAGACGTGGCGCGCAATGCCGAACAGGCTTCAGGCGCAGCAGTGAACGCCAGCCGCGAGGCGAGCGAGGGCAACGAGGTCGTCGGGCAGGCCATTGCGCAAATTGAACGCTTGGCCGGTGAAGTCGAAAATTCGATGACCGCCATGGCGGGCCTGAAGCGCGAAAGCGAGAAGATCGGCACTGTGCTGGACGTGATCAAGGGCGTCGCGGCGCAGACCAATCTGTTGGCGCTCAATGCCGCCATTGAAGCCGCACGCGCGGGCGAGGCCGGTCGTGGTTTCGCAGTGGTGGCCGATGAAGTGCGCAGCCTGGCGCAACGTGCGCAGACGTCTACGGAAGAGATCGAGCAGCTTATTTCCGGTTTGCAAGGTGGCACCGAACTGGTTGCCGCAAGTCTGGAAAGCAGCCGCACCTTGACCCACAGCAGTGTTGAACTGGCTCAGCGTGCAGGTTCATCGCTGGGTAGCATCACCCGCTCGGTGTCGGCAATCGAATCGATGAATCACCAGATTGCGGCGGCGGCGGAACAGCAGAGTTCGGCCACGGAAGGCATCAACCGCAGCGTGATCAACGTGCGCCAGATCTCAGAACAGACAGCATCAGCCAGCGACGAAACGGCAGCGTCCAGCATCCGGCTTGCTCAGCTGGGTTCCGAGCTGCAGATCATGGTGGGTAAATTCAAGCTGTAA
- a CDS encoding dihydrofolate reductase has protein sequence MPAITLVVAYTRNRVIGRDNKMPWHLPGDLAHFKRTTLGRPILMGRKTWESIGRPLPGRQNIVITRNAAYAAAGATVVDSLDAALAAAGDVDQIFVIGGAEIFKDALPRASRLVATEIDADIDGDTWFAPLPEGQWQEVERLPQPEDNGLSYSFVTYTRTR, from the coding sequence ATGCCTGCCATTACCCTCGTTGTCGCGTACACACGCAATCGTGTCATTGGCCGCGACAACAAAATGCCCTGGCACTTGCCGGGCGACCTTGCCCACTTCAAGCGCACCACGCTCGGCCGCCCGATCCTGATGGGTCGCAAGACCTGGGAGTCGATTGGTCGCCCGTTGCCCGGCCGCCAGAACATCGTGATCACGCGCAACGCCGCGTATGCAGCAGCCGGCGCAACCGTGGTCGACTCGCTGGATGCAGCACTGGCCGCCGCCGGTGACGTCGATCAGATCTTCGTGATCGGTGGTGCTGAAATCTTCAAAGACGCCCTGCCCCGTGCAAGCCGGTTGGTGGCAACGGAGATCGATGCCGACATCGATGGCGACACGTGGTTTGCCCCGCTGCCGGAAGGCCAATGGCAGGAAGTCGAAAGACTCCCGCAGCCCGAGGACAACGGCTTGTCGTACAGCTTCGTGACCTATACACGCACGCGCTGA
- a CDS encoding Zn-dependent hydrolase, which produces MAANPDFSAVTQAVTDLRVDGKRLWDSLMELAKIGGTPKGGVCRLTLTDLDRQGRDLFISWVRELGCTVRIDPIGNIFARRAGRNPDLPVVQTGSHLDTQPTGGKFDGNYGVLAGLEVLRTLHDANIVTDAPLEVVVWTNEEGSRFVPVMMGSGVFIGEFTLEQALNAVDREGISVREALNAIGYAGTDQVAGQPVDAYFEAHIEQGPILEAEDTVIGVVTGALGQRWYDVELTGVEAHAGPTPMPLRRDALLAAADLITTVNRIANNHAPHARGTVGYMNVHPNSRNVIPGGVTMTVDLRAGDDATLTAMDAELRSACADLNRFGVSSQVSQVVYFPPQPFAPPLVEAVRDGAGALGLSAMDVVSGAGHDAVYMARVAPTAMIFVPCKDGISHNEIEDAKPEHLEAGCNVLLHAMLARAKVS; this is translated from the coding sequence ATGGCAGCGAATCCCGATTTTTCCGCAGTGACCCAGGCAGTGACCGATTTGCGCGTTGACGGCAAACGCCTCTGGGACTCCCTGATGGAGCTGGCCAAGATCGGCGGCACCCCAAAAGGTGGCGTCTGCCGGTTGACCCTGACCGACCTGGACCGCCAGGGCCGCGACCTGTTCATCAGCTGGGTGCGCGAACTGGGCTGCACCGTCCGCATCGACCCGATCGGCAACATCTTCGCGCGCCGGGCCGGCCGCAACCCCGATCTGCCCGTGGTGCAGACCGGTAGCCATCTGGATACGCAGCCAACCGGCGGCAAGTTCGACGGCAACTACGGCGTATTGGCCGGCCTGGAAGTGCTGCGCACCCTGCACGACGCCAACATCGTCACCGACGCCCCGCTGGAAGTCGTGGTGTGGACCAATGAAGAAGGCTCACGCTTCGTGCCCGTGATGATGGGCTCGGGTGTGTTCATCGGCGAATTCACACTGGAACAAGCGCTGAACGCCGTAGACCGCGAAGGCATCTCGGTGCGAGAAGCCTTGAACGCCATCGGCTATGCCGGCACCGACCAGGTGGCAGGCCAGCCCGTTGATGCGTACTTCGAAGCCCACATCGAACAAGGCCCGATTCTGGAAGCCGAAGACACCGTCATCGGTGTGGTTACCGGTGCCCTGGGCCAACGCTGGTACGACGTTGAACTCACCGGCGTCGAAGCCCATGCCGGCCCCACGCCCATGCCGCTGCGCCGCGACGCGCTGCTGGCCGCCGCCGACCTGATTACCACAGTCAACCGCATCGCCAACAACCACGCGCCACACGCACGCGGCACGGTTGGCTACATGAACGTACACCCCAACTCGCGCAACGTGATCCCCGGTGGCGTGACCATGACCGTGGACCTGCGTGCAGGCGACGACGCAACCCTGACCGCGATGGACGCCGAACTGCGTTCCGCCTGCGCCGACCTGAACCGCTTTGGTGTCAGCAGCCAGGTGTCGCAAGTGGTGTACTTCCCGCCGCAGCCCTTCGCCCCGCCGCTGGTCGAAGCCGTGCGCGACGGCGCTGGCGCGCTGGGCCTGTCGGCCATGGACGTGGTCAGCGGTGCCGGACACGATGCGGTCTACATGGCGCGCGTGGCCCCCACGGCCATGATCTTCGTGCCCTGCAAGGACGGCATCAGCCACAACGAGATCGAAGATGCCAAGCCGGAACATCTGGAAGCCGGCTGCAATGTCCTGCTGCATGCGATGCTGGCGCGCGCCAAGGTCAGCTGA
- a CDS encoding universal stress protein, producing the protein MTKIILATDGSEHSQAAAHYLVRNPILNPQADVIVVSVATRLPPHVTGSLSSGDANSWYEDENRKALQPVEDILRAGNIRFSSAGLNGVPEDAIVDYANEVSADLIVIGTHGHGALLNAVMGSVASKVLTKSSVPVLLIKKPG; encoded by the coding sequence ATGACCAAAATCATTCTTGCCACGGACGGTTCCGAACACAGCCAGGCGGCTGCACACTATCTGGTCAGGAACCCGATTCTGAATCCGCAAGCTGACGTGATCGTGGTTTCCGTTGCCACGCGCCTTCCGCCGCACGTCACCGGTTCGCTGTCTTCGGGCGATGCAAACAGCTGGTACGAAGACGAAAACCGCAAGGCGCTGCAACCGGTCGAAGACATTCTGCGTGCCGGCAATATCCGCTTCAGCTCGGCGGGTTTAAACGGCGTGCCGGAAGATGCGATCGTCGACTATGCAAATGAGGTCAGTGCTGACCTGATCGTGATCGGCACGCATGGCCATGGCGCGCTGCTGAATGCAGTGATGGGGTCGGTGGCGTCGAAGGTGTTGACGAAGAGTTCGGTGCCGGTGTTGTTGATTAAAAAGCCGGGTTGA
- the gcvP gene encoding aminomethyl-transferring glycine dehydrogenase — translation MLRTLESHAEFITRHIGPTADEQARMLATVGADSLDALIDQVVPPGIRERAPLALPGPRSEVDVLAELAEIGGRNTVLRSFIGQGYYGTHTPPVILRNILENPAWYTAYTPYQPEISQGRLEALLNFQTMVTDLTALDIANASLLDEGTAAAEAMTLARRGAKSRSNVFFVSKFCHPQTIEVVRTRAEGLDIELVIGDEAEGVPECYGALLQYPQSLGRVVDYRALTATLHERGAVVACATDLLALTVLSAPGQWGADIAIGSTQRFGVPFGFGGPHAAFMACRDAFKRNMPGRLVGVSKDALGNSAMRLALQTREQHIRREKATSNICTAQVLLAVMAGMYAVWHGPDGLKRIAERTHRLARVLRDGLAAIGVSVAHGEFFDTLLVESGTATDAIHTAAEAAGYNLRRVSNTQLAVSFDETAGRDDIVALVTAFAGAVGKPVPTLDIDAMDAAAAGGVPDALRREGPILTHPVFSSIHSETDMLRYLRRLADKDLALDRTMIPLGSCTMKLNATTEMIPITWPSFAAIHPFAPAVQTAGYRTLIGKLSVALCEITGYDAVSLQPNSGAQGEYAGLLAIRAYHRANGQGQRDICLIPSSAHGTNPASAQLVGMQVVVTACDAQGNVDVEDLRAKIAQVGDRLAALMITYPSTHGVFEDAVAEICGMVHDAGGQVYMDGANLNALVGIARPGKFGSDVSHLNLHKTFCIPHGGGGPGVGPVAVRSHLAAYLPGVVDNQGRLSEDQPVGPVSAAPFGSAGILPISYTYVAMMGAEGLRRATEVAILNANYIAKRLAPYYPVLYTGRNDRVAHECILDIRPIKETSGIGGEDVAKRLMDYGFHAPTMSFPVAGTLMVEPTESESLDELDRFIDAMIAIREEIAQVERGERDREDNVLKNAPHTAAMLLAADWQHDYPREQAAYPLASLRQNKYWPPVARVDNAYGDRNLICSCPPLESYVEV, via the coding sequence ATGTTGCGCACGCTGGAAAGCCACGCCGAATTCATCACCCGCCACATTGGTCCCACGGCGGACGAACAGGCCCGCATGCTGGCCACCGTTGGCGCAGACAGCCTGGACGCGCTGATCGACCAGGTCGTGCCGCCCGGCATCCGCGAACGTGCGCCGCTGGCCTTGCCCGGCCCGCGCAGCGAAGTCGACGTGCTGGCCGAACTGGCTGAAATCGGCGGGCGCAACACCGTGCTGCGCAGCTTCATCGGCCAGGGCTACTACGGTACTCACACTCCGCCGGTGATCCTGCGCAACATCCTGGAAAATCCTGCCTGGTACACGGCCTACACGCCGTACCAACCCGAAATTTCGCAAGGCCGCCTGGAAGCGCTGCTGAACTTCCAGACCATGGTCACCGACCTGACCGCGCTCGACATCGCCAACGCATCGCTGCTGGACGAAGGCACCGCTGCCGCCGAAGCCATGACCCTGGCGCGCCGTGGTGCGAAGTCGCGCAGCAACGTGTTCTTCGTGTCGAAGTTCTGCCATCCGCAGACCATCGAAGTGGTGCGCACGCGCGCCGAAGGCCTGGACATCGAACTGGTGATCGGTGACGAAGCCGAGGGCGTGCCCGAGTGCTACGGCGCGCTGCTGCAATACCCGCAATCGCTGGGTCGCGTCGTGGACTACCGCGCACTGACCGCCACCCTGCACGAGCGCGGCGCGGTGGTGGCCTGCGCAACCGACCTGCTGGCGCTGACCGTGTTGTCGGCCCCTGGCCAATGGGGTGCCGACATTGCCATCGGTTCCACCCAGCGCTTCGGTGTGCCGTTTGGTTTCGGTGGCCCGCACGCCGCCTTCATGGCTTGCCGCGATGCCTTCAAGCGCAACATGCCGGGCCGTCTGGTCGGCGTGTCGAAAGACGCGCTGGGCAACTCCGCCATGCGCCTGGCGCTGCAAACCCGCGAACAACACATCCGCCGCGAGAAAGCTACGTCCAACATCTGCACCGCGCAGGTGCTGCTGGCCGTGATGGCCGGCATGTACGCCGTGTGGCACGGCCCGGACGGCCTGAAACGCATTGCAGAGCGCACCCACCGCCTGGCGCGCGTGCTGCGCGACGGCCTGGCTGCGATTGGCGTGTCGGTCGCGCATGGCGAGTTCTTCGACACCTTGCTGGTTGAATCCGGTACGGCGACCGACGCCATCCACACCGCAGCAGAAGCCGCTGGCTACAACCTGCGCCGCGTGAGCAACACGCAACTGGCGGTGTCCTTTGACGAAACCGCTGGCCGCGATGACATCGTCGCCCTGGTCACCGCTTTTGCCGGCGCAGTGGGCAAGCCTGTGCCGACCTTGGACATCGATGCAATGGACGCCGCTGCCGCCGGTGGCGTGCCCGACGCACTGCGCCGCGAAGGCCCGATCCTGACGCACCCGGTGTTCTCCAGCATCCATTCTGAGACCGACATGCTGCGCTACCTGCGCCGCCTGGCCGACAAGGACCTGGCGCTGGACCGCACCATGATCCCGCTGGGTTCGTGCACCATGAAGCTGAACGCCACGACCGAGATGATCCCGATCACCTGGCCGTCGTTCGCCGCCATCCACCCGTTTGCCCCTGCTGTGCAAACTGCGGGTTACCGCACCCTGATCGGCAAGCTGTCGGTCGCCCTGTGCGAAATCACCGGCTACGACGCCGTCAGCCTGCAACCCAATTCCGGCGCGCAAGGCGAATACGCCGGCCTGCTGGCCATCCGCGCCTACCACCGCGCCAACGGCCAAGGCCAACGTGACATCTGCCTGATCCCGTCGTCGGCACACGGCACTAACCCGGCATCGGCCCAACTGGTCGGCATGCAGGTGGTCGTCACCGCCTGCGATGCCCAAGGCAACGTCGACGTGGAAGACCTGCGCGCCAAGATCGCGCAAGTGGGCGACCGCCTGGCCGCGCTGATGATCACCTACCCGTCGACTCACGGCGTGTTCGAAGATGCCGTGGCTGAAATCTGCGGCATGGTGCACGACGCCGGCGGCCAGGTGTACATGGACGGTGCCAATCTGAACGCGCTGGTCGGCATTGCCCGCCCCGGCAAATTCGGTTCCGACGTGTCCCACCTGAACCTGCACAAGACCTTCTGCATCCCCCACGGCGGTGGCGGACCGGGCGTCGGCCCCGTGGCCGTGCGCTCGCACCTGGCTGCCTACCTGCCCGGCGTGGTCGACAACCAAGGCCGCCTGTCGGAAGACCAGCCGGTTGGTCCCGTGTCGGCCGCCCCGTTCGGCTCGGCCGGCATCTTGCCAATCTCGTACACCTACGTCGCCATGATGGGTGCCGAAGGCCTGCGCCGCGCAACGGAAGTGGCGATTCTGAACGCCAACTACATCGCCAAACGCCTGGCCCCGTACTACCCGGTGCTGTACACCGGCCGCAACGACCGCGTGGCGCACGAGTGCATTCTGGACATCCGTCCGATCAAGGAAACCTCGGGCATTGGCGGTGAAGACGTTGCCAAGCGCCTGATGGACTACGGCTTCCACGCCCCCACCATGAGCTTCCCGGTGGCCGGCACGCTGATGGTCGAGCCGACCGAATCGGAAAGCCTGGACGAGCTGGACCGCTTCATCGACGCGATGATTGCGATCCGCGAAGAAATCGCCCAGGTGGAACGTGGCGAGCGTGACCGTGAAGACAACGTGCTGAAGAATGCTCCGCACACAGCAGCGATGTTGCTGGCGGCAGACTGGCAGCATGACTACCCGCGTGAGCAGGCGGCTTACCCGCTGGCGTCACTGCGTCAGAACAAGTACTGGCCGCCGGTTGCGCGTGTGGATAACGCATATGGCGATCGGAACCTGATTTGCAGCTGCCCGCCGTTGGAGAGCTACGTTGAGGTCTGA
- the gcvH gene encoding glycine cleavage system protein GcvH — protein sequence MNLPTDLKYAATHEWVRAEGDVFVVGITDPAQDQLGDLVYVGDVKVGATLKAGETAGVVESVKAASDIYAPVDGEIVAFNEELENSPETLNAAPYTAWIFKIKPANPADISKLLDASSYQASLDA from the coding sequence ATGAATCTGCCCACCGATCTGAAATATGCCGCCACCCACGAATGGGTCCGCGCCGAAGGTGACGTGTTTGTCGTCGGTATCACCGACCCCGCACAAGACCAGCTGGGTGACCTGGTGTACGTCGGCGACGTCAAAGTGGGTGCCACGCTCAAGGCTGGCGAAACCGCTGGTGTGGTCGAGTCGGTCAAGGCCGCTTCCGACATCTACGCCCCGGTTGACGGCGAAATCGTTGCCTTCAACGAAGAGCTGGAAAACAGCCCGGAAACCCTGAACGCAGCCCCGTACACCGCCTGGATCTTCAAGATCAAGCCGGCCAATCCGGCTGACATCAGCAAGCTGCTGGACGCATCGAGCTACCAGGCTTCGCTGGACGCCTGA
- the gcvT gene encoding glycine cleavage system aminomethyltransferase GcvT yields MSHALKQTPLHSEHVALGAKMVDFGGWDMPIAYGSQLDEHHTVRRDAGMFDVSHMLNVDVIGPRAQAYLRLLIANDVARLSLPGKALYSCMLNPQGGVIDDLIVYFFTPTHYRVVVNAGTADKDIAWMQRVAAAQNWDVTITPRRDLAMIAVQGPQARAKVWAARPAWETVTDALGVFSAVEAGTALVARTGYTGEDGFEIVVPASEVAELWRDLIAVGVKPCGLGARDTLRLEAGMNLYGQDMDELVFPAEAGLTWTVHSKDAERRFIGRDALEVFGGTRRMHGLKLLERGVMRAHMRVETPHGDGELTSGSMSPTLGVSIGFARLPAGVAVGDVVHVDIRGKLVPAQVCKLPFVRNGAAVDHASA; encoded by the coding sequence GTGTCGCATGCCTTGAAACAAACCCCGCTTCATTCAGAACACGTCGCCCTGGGCGCCAAGATGGTCGACTTTGGCGGTTGGGACATGCCCATCGCCTATGGGTCGCAACTGGACGAACACCACACCGTGCGTCGTGACGCCGGCATGTTCGACGTGTCGCATATGCTGAACGTCGATGTCATCGGTCCGCGTGCCCAGGCTTACTTGCGGTTGTTGATCGCCAACGACGTGGCCCGCCTGAGCCTGCCTGGCAAGGCCTTGTACTCGTGCATGCTGAACCCGCAGGGTGGGGTCATCGATGACCTGATCGTGTATTTCTTCACGCCCACGCACTACCGCGTGGTGGTCAATGCCGGCACCGCCGACAAGGACATCGCATGGATGCAGCGCGTGGCAGCTGCACAGAACTGGGACGTCACCATCACCCCGCGCCGCGATCTGGCGATGATTGCCGTGCAAGGCCCGCAGGCCCGCGCCAAGGTGTGGGCCGCGCGCCCGGCCTGGGAAACCGTGACCGACGCGCTGGGCGTGTTCTCGGCCGTGGAAGCGGGTACGGCCCTGGTGGCACGCACCGGCTACACCGGTGAAGACGGTTTCGAAATCGTGGTGCCTGCCTCTGAAGTTGCCGAGCTGTGGCGTGACCTGATCGCCGTTGGCGTGAAGCCTTGCGGCCTGGGCGCACGCGACACGCTGCGTCTGGAAGCCGGCATGAATCTGTATGGCCAGGACATGGACGAGCTGGTCTTCCCGGCAGAAGCTGGCCTGACCTGGACCGTGCACAGCAAAGACGCCGAGCGCCGTTTCATCGGCCGCGACGCGCTGGAAGTTTTCGGCGGCACACGCCGCATGCATGGCCTGAAGCTGCTGGAGCGTGGCGTGATGCGCGCCCACATGCGCGTGGAAACGCCGCATGGTGATGGTGAACTGACCAGCGGCAGCATGTCGCCCACGCTGGGCGTGTCGATCGGCTTTGCGCGTCTGCCCGCAGGCGTTGCAGTCGGTGATGTTGTCCACGTCGATATTCGCGGAAAATTGGTCCCGGCCCAAGTGTGCAAACTGCCGTTTGTGCGCAATGGTGCTGCCGTAGACCACGCGTCGGCCTGA